The Saccharomyces mikatae IFO 1815 strain IFO1815 genome assembly, chromosome: 11 genome has a segment encoding these proteins:
- the HFL1 gene encoding Hfl1p (similar to Saccharomyces cerevisiae YKR051W; ancestral locus Anc_1.220): protein MDNSSLHWWLYWPCVYSSVTATIISLYTIVRHLLNYRKPYEQRLSIRILLLVPIFSVSCASGIIKPEIAQFYVDPIREFYEAFVIYTFFTFLTLLLGGERNIITVLSLNHTPTNHPIPVVGRICKPIDLSDPFDFLFVKKGVLQYVWFKPFYCFGTLIYTAWNLPKFEIFLNVLYNISVTWSLYSLALFWKCLYPELAPHKPWVKFLCVKLIIFASYWQSIIIQGLVITGKLGAGNQDRTSGYIYKNGLLCIEMVPFAILHAIAFPWNKYTAISIPYGARMRFIYALRDFLGCGDLIWDFKQTLFIGPLYYNYRNFDPEAMDLLNTRKQSSATMERLKHGLRFTNNGRNSYWVEYGSTQNKNVSNSLEESWEDIAGQRAFPEDPNYPIIHDYTMGHRYSKTMNDLRRDLQSRSSMTC, encoded by the coding sequence ATGGATAATAGTTCACTTCATTGGTGGTTGTACTGGCCATGCGTATACTCATCTGTTACAGCTACCATCATCTCTCTTTATACCATAGTTAGGCATTTATTAAACTATCGTAAACCGTACGAACAAAGGCTATCAATACGTATACTGCTCCTCGTGCCTATATTTAGTGTTTCGTGCGCAAGTGGTATAATTAAACCTGAAATTGCTCAATTTTATGTGGACCCCATTAGAGAATTTTATGAAGCTTTCGTTATCTACActttttttacctttttaACTCTGCTATTAGGAGGCGAGAGAAATATAATAACAGTTTTAAGCTTAAATCACACCCCCACAAACCATCCAATACCAGTGGTAGGTAGAATCTGCAAACCAATAGACTTATCTGATccatttgattttctttttgtcaAAAAAGGTGTACTACAGTACGTCTGGTTCAAACCTTTTTATTGCTTTGGCACATTAATATACACTGCATGGAACCTGCccaaatttgaaatatttttgaatgttCTTTATAATATTTCGGTGACATGGTCACTGTACAGTTTAGCACTATTTTGGAAATGTCTTTATCCGGAGTTAGCACCTCATAAGCCATGGGTGAAATTTTTATGTGTTAAGTTGATTATTTTTGCCTCTTATTGGCAAAGTATCATAATACAAGGTCTAGTCATTACTGGCAAGTTAGGTGCGGGAAACCAGGATAGAACATCTgggtatatatataaaaacGGACTTCTGTGCATAGAGATGGTCCCGTTTGCCATCTTACATGCAATAGCTTTCCCCTGGAATAAATATACTGCAATTAGCATACCTTATGGAGCCAGAATGAGATTCATTTATGCATTAAGGGATTTTCTCGGTTGCGGTGATTTGATATGGGATTTCAAGCAAACACTGTTTATTGGACCCTTGTACTATAATTATAGGAATTTCGATCCCGAGGCCATGGACCTATTAAATACTAGAAAGCAATCTAGTGCAACTATGGAAAGACTAAAACATGGCTTAAGATTTACCAATAATGGACGCAACAGTTATTGGGTTGAATATGGGAGTACACAAAATAAGAATGTTTCGAATTCACTGGAGGAATCATGGGAAGATATTGCTGGTCAGAGAGCTTTCCCTGAGGATCCAAATTATCCAATAATCCACGATTACACTATGGGCCATCGATATAGTAAAACAATGAATGATTTAAGAAGAGATCTTCAAAGTAGATCGTCAATGACTTGTTAA
- the MRS4 gene encoding Fe(2+) transporter (similar to Saccharomyces cerevisiae MRS3 (YJL133W) and MRS4 (YKR052C); ancestral locus Anc_1.219) — MNTSELSIVEEIDYEALPSHAPLRSQLLAGAFAGIMEHSLMFPIDALKTRVQAAGLNKAASSGMIAQISKISSVEGSMALWKGVQSVILGAGPAHAIYFATYEFCKARLISPEDMQTHQPIKTALSGTIATIAADALMNPFDTIKQRLQLDTNLRVWNVTKQIYQNEGFAAFYYSYPTTLAMNIPFAAFNFMIYESASKFFNPQNSYNPLIHCLCGGISGATCAALTTPLDCIKTVLQVRGSETVSIGIMRDANTFGRASRAILEVHGWKGFWRGLKPRIVANIPATAISWTAYECAKHFLMKN; from the coding sequence ATGAACACTTCAGAGTTATCAATAGTTGAGGAAATCGACTACGAAGCACTGCCATCACATGCTCCGCTGCGTTCTCAGTTACTTGCAGGAGCATTTGCAGGTATAATGGAGCATTCTTTGATGTTTCCAATAGATGCTCTAAAAACTCGAGTACAGGCTGCAGGCTTGAACAAAGCTGCCTCTTCTGGGATGATAGCTCAGATATCCAAGATATCTTCAGTGGAAGGCTCGATGGCTCTATGGAAAGGAGTCCAATCGGTGATACTGGGGGCAGGGCCTGCACATGCGATATATTTTGCTACATACGAATTTTGCAAAGCTCGGCTAATTAGCCCAGAAGACATGCAAACTCACCAGCCAATAAAGACTGCGCTGAGTGGTACTATTGCTACCATTGCTGCTGATGCATTGATGAACCCTTTTGACACCATCAAACAAAGGTTACAACTGGACACTAATTTGAGAGTATGGAACGTCACTAAGCAAATATACCAAAATGAAGGCTTTGCGGCATTCTATTATTCGTACCCGACCACATTGGCGATGAATATCCCATTTGCGGCCTTCAATTTCATGATATATGAATCTGCCagcaaatttttcaacccACAAAACTCTTATAATCCATTGATTCACTGTCTTTGTGGCGGAATAAGTGGCGCAACCTGTGCTGCGTTAACAACACCTTTGGATTGCATAAAGACTGTTTTACAAGTCAGAGGCAGCGAGACTGTCTCAATCGGAATAATGAGAGATGCTAACACTTTTGGCAGGGCTTCGAGGGCTATACTGGAGGTGCATGGTTGGAAGGGATTTTGGCGGGGTTTGAAGCCAAGAATAGTAGCGAATATCCCAGCTACTGCCATTTCCTGGACTGCATATGAATGTGCCAAACATTTTCTAATGAAGAATTAA
- the YSR3 gene encoding sphinganine kinase YSR3 (similar to Saccharomyces cerevisiae LCB3 (YJL134W) and YSR3 (YKR053C); ancestral locus Anc_1.217) has product MATTQTVIEVGATNEEIKVQLAASDGKHLLSDPGNHPAEHFKDQMSWLRFQTRQYLIRFTNNQSDFVYSLQQKHRTPSRDVYFKYTSLMGSHMFYVIVLPIPVWLGYLDLTRDMIYVLGYSIYLSGYLKDYWCLPRPRSPPVDRITLSEYTTKEYGAPSSHSANATAVSLLFFWRICLSDTLVWPRKLILLSVVIFYYLTLVFGRVYCGMHGMLDLFSGAAVGAICFFIRIGVVHALRNFQSGEHLWFPFLSLVWGLFILFNHVRPIDECPCFKDSVAFIGVVSGLDCSDWLVERYGWNLACSRYESCGLKVFLRPLVGVASVVIWKDVISKTAVYTLLVKLLRFHDDRDEKEHSHDKIPEEVECSTYVGVPNVEIIGRFLIYAGIPIIVFLLCPVFFTWTNLR; this is encoded by the coding sequence ATGGCTACTACTCAGACAGTTATTGAAGTGGGAGCTACCAATGAGGAAATTAAAGTTCAATTGGCTGCGTCTGACGGCAAGCATCTGTTATCAGACCCTGGTAATCATCCAGCTGAACATTTCAAAGATCAAATGTCATGGTTAAGGTTTCAGACGAGGCAGTACTTGATTAGATTCACAAACAACCAATCGGATTTCGTATATTCTTTACAGCAAAAGCACAGAACGCCTTCGAGAGACGTTTATTTCAAGTACACGTCGCTGATGGGTTCCCATATGTTTTATGTTATCGTATTACCTATCCCTGTGTGGCTTGGATACCTTGATTTAACTCGCGATATGATCTACGTTCTGGGTTACTCGATCTATTTAAGCGGGTACTTAAAGGACTATTGGTGCCTGCCAAGGCCAAGGTCCCCGCCAGTGGATAGAATCACATTAAGTGAGTACACTACGAAAGAATATGGGGCACCCAGTTCACATTCAGCTAATGCTACCGCGGTGAGTCtactatttttttggagAATATGTTTATCTGATACGCTAGTATGGCCTAGGAAGTTGATTTTACTGAGTGTGGTGATTTTTTACTATTTGACTCTTGTTTTCGGTAGAGTTTACTGCGGTATGCATGGTATGTTGGATTTATTCAGTGGTGCCGCTGTTGGTGCTATCTGTTTTTTCATTAGAATTGGAGTGGTCCACGCTTTACGAAATTTCCAAAGTGGGGAGCACCTCTggtttccttttttgagTTTAGTATGGGGCCTATTCATTCTGTTCAACCACGTCAGGCCCATTGATGAATGTCCATGTTTCAAAGATAGCGTAGCCTTCATTGGTGTGGTAAGTGGATTGGACTGTAGCGATTGGCTGGTCGAAAGATATGGATGGAATCTTGCATGTAGCAGGTACGAGTCGTGTGGCCTTAAAGTGTTTTTGAGACCTCTAGTAGGTGTCGCCTCCGTGGTTATTTGGAAAGATGTCATTAGCAAGACAGCCGTCTACACGCTGTTGGTTAAACTATTGAGATTTCACGATGATAGagatgaaaaggaacaTTCACATGACAAGATTCCTGAAGAAGTAGAGTGTTCGACGTACGTCGGTGTTCCCAACGTAGAAATTATCGGGAGGTTTCTTATATATGCAGGTATACCTATTATCGTTTTTCTGTTATGTccagttttttttacctGGACCAACTTAAGATAG